The genomic interval CCCTGTGGGGCGCGTTACCCTGCAGTTTAGCTTTATCGGGTACGAAACGCGGACGGCACGGAACATCGAGCATATCGCTTCGAAAGAGCTGGTGTTGAACATGGACCTTCGGGAAAGCGCGGAGGAAATCATGGAAGTCACGGTGGTGGAAGAAGTGGATCTGCAGCGGACGAAGAATGAACGGGTTGAGGTATCGGGCCGTACTTTTTCGATTGAAGAGAGCAAGCGATTCGCAGGAGCCAATAACGATGTGGCACGCATGGCGTCTAACTTTGCCGGGGTGCAGCGCACAAACGATGCCACCAACGACATCGTGATCCGCGGAAACTCGCCCATCGGGCTGATTTGGCGAATGGAGGGCATTGATATTCCGAACCCGAACCACTTCGGGTCATTTGGAGCCACGGGCGGGCCGGTTTCGATGCTCAACAACAACGTGCTGGCCAATTCGGACTTTTTGACTGGGGCCTTCCCGGCAGATTATGGGGATGGATTATCGGGAGTTTTCGACCTTCAGCTCCGAAACGGAAATGATCAAAATCACGAGTTTTTGGGCCAAATTGGCTTCAACGGGCTCGAATTTGGGGCAGAAGGGCCCTTAAATCGCGAAAAACACTCTTCTTACCTCATCAACTACCGTTACTCAACACTGGGCATCATGGCGGAGATGGGCTTCGAATTCGGAACCGGAACGGCCATCCCCTATTACCAGGACTTCACGGCGAAATTTAACTTCCCGAGTCGGAAAATTGGAAACATCGAGGTCTTTGCCATGGGCGGTCGGTCCAACATCGATTTCCTCGATTCGGAGAGCCTAGAAGAAGAGCCGGATAATTTCTACTCGGGAAATGAAGACCTGCGCTACAAAGTGACCAACGGGGTCATTGGAGTATCCCATCAGTACCTCTTCGAGAACGATATGTACTCCAAGGTAACTTTGGCCGCGACGACCATTCGGAACAAAACCACCATCGACACCCTCTACGGCGATGGTACCCAAACCGCCCTGAACTACGGGCAGCAGTTCGAAGAAAACAGCATTCAGCTCGCCGCTTATCTGCACAAGAAATTCGACGCTAAAAACAGCGTCCGTGTAGGAACCTTCGTGACCCGGATGGACTTCAACCTCAACGACAGCATTTTCGACAACAGCGATCAGTTCTTCCAAACGCTGCGCAACCACGACGGAGCCGACTGGCGCTACAACCCCTACATCAACTGGGAGCACCGCTTCAACAATCGCCTGGAAATGAATGCCGGGGTGCACGCGATGGCCCTCCAGAGCAACGGTAACTTCAACGTAGAACCGCGACTCGGATTCGGTTATCAAATCGATGAGAACAACCGCATCAGCGCGGGCTACGGATTGCACAGTCAAGTGCCGAATTCGCTGACCCTGTACAAGCAAGTCTATCTTCCGGACGGGAGCTATTTCGAGCCCAATACCGATGTCGAGTTTCAAAAGAGCCACCACTTTGTCGTGGGCTATGACCGCAATCTGCCTTGGGGACTTCACTTGAAAGCGGAGGCTTACTACCAATGGATATACGATGCGCTGGTCACCCCGGAGCAAGAAGAATATAGCTTGCTGAACGATGGGTCCTTTACCTTCTTCACCCCAGACACGGTCTTGAACCAGGGGAACGGGTATAATGTGGGCTTGGACTTGACCATTGAGAAGTACCTGGATAATGGCTTTTACTTCCTCAACACCATCTCCATCTTCGACAGCAAGTACACCGGTCTAGACGGTGAATGGCGAAACACCGTTTTCAACGGAAACTTCGTGTACAACCTCATCGGAGGAAAAGAATTTGCCTTGCGCAGCAAGAAAGAAAACCCGCGCTTCTTGAACACTATCACCGTGGATTCCAAGTTCAGCTGG from Cryomorphaceae bacterium carries:
- a CDS encoding TonB-dependent receptor: MKPSLFLVVLAMAFGLSHRAVGANPEDAYRVVIKQDYTQTIRGRVIDEQSQMPLPGVNVLVIGSEPMIGTATDFDGYYVLEDVPVGRVTLQFSFIGYETRTARNIEHIASKELVLNMDLRESAEEIMEVTVVEEVDLQRTKNERVEVSGRTFSIEESKRFAGANNDVARMASNFAGVQRTNDATNDIVIRGNSPIGLIWRMEGIDIPNPNHFGSFGATGGPVSMLNNNVLANSDFLTGAFPADYGDGLSGVFDLQLRNGNDQNHEFLGQIGFNGLEFGAEGPLNREKHSSYLINYRYSTLGIMAEMGFEFGTGTAIPYYQDFTAKFNFPSRKIGNIEVFAMGGRSNIDFLDSESLEEEPDNFYSGNEDLRYKVTNGVIGVSHQYLFENDMYSKVTLAATTIRNKTTIDTLYGDGTQTALNYGQQFEENSIQLAAYLHKKFDAKNSVRVGTFVTRMDFNLNDSIFDNSDQFFQTLRNHDGADWRYNPYINWEHRFNNRLEMNAGVHAMALQSNGNFNVEPRLGFGYQIDENNRISAGYGLHSQVPNSLTLYKQVYLPDGSYFEPNTDVEFQKSHHFVVGYDRNLPWGLHLKAEAYYQWIYDALVTPEQEEYSLLNDGSFTFFTPDTVLNQGNGYNVGLDLTIEKYLDNGFYFLNTISIFDSKYTGLDGEWRNTVFNGNFVYNLIGGKEFALRSKKENPRFLNTITVDSKFSWAGGQRYVPIDLEASNAAGEAVYDWSRAYDEQFIDYLRLDLRIGFKMAGPNVTQEWALDIQNLTGRENPFGQDYNETTGELEVTNQLGFFPMFLYRITF